The window GtatcgcaaccaatgcacttgcatacaccgggaagaaggaagTGAAtgccggcggacctgagcggggaagcgacacatgcaggaaatcaggcacacaatgttagtgaatcgcggcagggtTCATTATCGCCACACAACgcactcctccggacgggtgagtaaatctgccgcgttgtgtctggtgttgtagtgtagtacAATTCAAGTCAATGGCGTCTGACTGCAGTCTATGTATAATGGTGACCCTTTCTCCAATAAAGCAGCCACATTTTACTAGTCCGACCACCCTTCATACTTCTGTTAAATTTGGTTTTCACAAAAACGCGTAGCAAAGTTTAGATTGATGTGTTATAAACCCATATAAATTTCTATGTTTCAGACAATCTGTTTCTTCATCGAAACCGCCATGTTCAGCTCTGGCGACTGTGGGTTACAAATCCACCACAGAGATGAGCAGGCTGTTCCATAGTTTGTGTTCCCTCATGTTGTGGTTTGCTTGTACAGCTCTGGAGGTTTGCAAATTGTAGCCGTACTTTACTTCCTTAACTGTAAAGGGTTTTCTTGTGAAAGGAAAGCTAAACTTATGTATGAAGGAGAACTGTAGACAGAGGAAATATGTGGCCCGCGGTGTCTTGGGGTCGATGACCGTCTACATCCATTTATTAGCCATGCCGGCTACTTCTGTCTACGTCATGTTGGAGAAGAGGAATGACTACAGTAACTGGAGACACCACTATCATTAGTTTTATGAGAAAGGGGGATGAATATGATATCATTTTATCGTTCTAATACAATACATACTATGCATCATTCTATTACAGGTCCATCAACCTTTGATCTTATGAGCCAAGCTCCTCTTGAACCTGCACATTGTATCAACCATCATAGCATCCTTTAGAGAGGGTCCcactagaggatgtccccttgtggAGAGGGTCCcactagaggatgtccccttgtggAGAGGGTCCCactagaggatgtccccctgtgGAGAGGGTCCCACTAGAGGATGTCCCTCTGTGGAGAGGGTCCCactagaggatgtccccctgtgGAGAGGGTCCCactagaggatgtccccctgtgGAGAGGGTCCCactagaggatgtccccctgtgGAGAGGGTCCCactagaggatgtccccctgtgGAGAGGGTCCCactagaggatgtccccctgtgGAGAGGGTCCCactagaggatgtccccctgtgGAGAGGGTCCCactagaggatgtccccctgtgGAGAGGGTCCCactagaggatgtccccctgtgGAGAGGGTCCCactagaggatgtccccctgtgGAGAGGGTCCCactagaggatgtccccctgtgGAGAGGGTCCCactagaggatgtccccctgtgGAGAGGGTCCCactagaggatgtccccctgtgGAGAGGGTCCCACTAGAGGGTGTCCCCCTGTGGAGAGGGTCCcactagaggatgtccccttgtctctCTACTGATCTCTCGGCTGCCTGTtactttatttcttcattttaagATGTTCTGTAAATGTCATTAATGTGCACTGAATAATGGCTCACCTATGGCTCGTTGAAATCCACCTCTTCCCCTTATTActttggttgctctcctttggTCTTGCTCTAGTTAACCCATTAGAGAAAGAAGTCTCCAGCACGTCaggggtaaaaaaaatataaaagcttGGCTTTATGTAATCATGATAAAAACTAGAGCTGTACATCCATAGAACACGATCTACACATTTGGAGCCATGTTTTTGACTCTTAGTCATGATCCATACTGATCCTATAGTTGCGATACTACTAACCTGCATCATAGCTAATTATTAACTCCATGTCTTCTGTCACATAGATACTGCAATATTCATCCATTTTGTATAAAAATGATCACATTATTTACAATATTCATGATGTTAATACAAATACATAAAGTCAGACCTATAATTTAAACCTTTTGGAGATCTTGTGTCCAAACTCGGGATCCGTAAAGCCTCTTGGCTCCGGAGTTTTTTTTCACCCAATCTCCTCCCCCTACAAGGGGCATTTAACTTTATCAATAAAGTCATCAgtatagatcatgactaagagccAGAAACATGNNNNNNNNNNNNNNNNNNNNNNNNNNNNNNNNNNNNNNNNNNNNNNNNNNNNNNNNNNNNNNNNNNNNNNNNNNNNNNNNNNNNNNNNNNNNNNNNNNNNNNNNNNNNNNNNNNNNNNNNNNNNNNNNNNNNNNNNNNNNNNNNNNNNNNNNNNNNNNNNNNNNNNNNNNNNNNNNNNNNNNNNNNNNNNNNNNNNNNNNGTCTTCAGTCATACACCACtgatggctgtgattggctgcacaCATGTAAACAAATCCTGATGGGGCGTAGAAGAATCCAGAGCTAGGAATGTTGGCTAGCCAAACTAGTCACAACTTGGGCAACCCCTTCAATGTTTGTGAcaagctttattttattttttttaccctgACGCACCGGTGATTCGGTTATGGCCGACAGGTCTTCATCTGTATCAAACATTATGAAACATGTAGCGCTTTTCCCATAGATGACGGCATATTGCTAGGAAATATGATCACTTTACAGGTGAACCTGCATCCTTTTCTACATTTTGCCAGCACTGTGGCGCACCAAGTGGTAGTACAAGGAACTGCAGTTAGTCCAATGACAACAAGGTTTGAAAGGGATGCAGCACTGAATCAGCAAAGCAGGACCATGACAGCCCCAGCAGTCAGGTTTTGATCATAAAATTATGGTATGTCCTATATAAGCCATCACTTTATAAAACTGAATACAAACCATTTGATTGAGACAATGCTAAAAATTACCTGTGGAGAACAAAATAATGAGATCCAGTAGATTTTTCATTGTATGGCGAGAGCTGAGCTGCCAAATATATGATCCCCGTAATACTAATCAATTATACAATCGCACCATGGATTTGGAagctccctttaaaatattagcaGCGGACCTCCACCTAAATATACATAGATTCCTGCTGAAAGTGATATGCGAACGACAGTCTTGGTCAATATTTATCTCATGTGTTTGGATTAAGAACCCAATAAATACAGTTTtcaatatttaatttaaaaaaaatggtccaACTAAAACCAGCGTCAGCATCTCCCGGTATTCCATAAAAATGATGGCAAAAGTCATAAAAATCCGGATGATAGAAACCCCCATGGGTCTACGTTCTGGCTTGTTCTCATAAATAGTAGTTGATCCGGAACGCTACGGTTTTGCAGCCTGTGGACGAGAAAACTCTCTCATCTTCAGGAAAATAAACCAAACTGTCCGTCACAGAATGCACAACGTCCTCCTCAGACGCCAACCCCATCTGCTCCAGCTCGCTGCGCACGCAATGCCGCACGTGGTTGGGGCGGAGAGGTAGAAAAGGCACAATGACATCAATAAGATTCTGCTTCATGATCTCAGACTTCCAGAAGCCATCTGCAGAAAAAAAGAACACATAGGTCATAAGTAAGTAGTAAAATaaataccttttcaatgatagatatatatgcaaaaatagaaaaaatgtagCCGTTGTATGTATTCTATTAcataaaacacacttaaaaaaatCTAGGGTTACACTACAGCCCCTTATGCTTCGCTTATAAGCATGTGTCAAAAAGTTTTGCATATGATCCCTACTTCATCACTGCACTGAAGAGGGAGAAGACTGTTTACAGCAGCTCCCACCATAGTGCAGGGGGAATGTCATCCAAAATAGCAGAACACAGCAAAGTATAGACTATTTTGGAGGCTTAAAACAAGCCAAGACGTTATACTCAATGCCTCCTCTCACGTAAAGTGGTTGTACATAGGGGATTACAATCGATCCATCTACAGgcataaaatggggttagaaaaccaagaaaaaggctgGCACGGCGCTATTATGGAGAGAGATCCAtttacaggataggggataacgacCCAAGTGGTaagggtccgactgctgggacctcaACCGATCTCATCAACAGAGATCCTGCTCTCACTCAttgatggagtggcaggacaaGCATTGAATCGAGCACTAGGACTcatgctcaacctgctgctccaaCAACTAGTCCCCTTTCTTGTGTGATGTGCAGGTCACAAACCGCTAAAAACGATATTgcaaaaaaactgaagaaaaatgtaaaatccgTGATAGATAAAATGGTACTCACGCTCCTGGTCAGCTATCACAGCTTTAGTTATTGCAGGCACCACATCACTGAGCTGGATCTCCTCTCTGTCCTTGTGGTCTCTCCAGAAATTCAGTGCTACGTTATTAATAGCGTCTCCTCCTGAATTACTGTACAAATAGAAGGAAACAGAAAATGTTCTATACAATCCTTTACTGGTTGCCTAGAATGTAAATTCTACCATTAGTTTTGACCATAGGAAGCCACAGGCAGTGTTCGGTATTAGCCCTGGAGATTTGTGTAACCGTACATTTATGTGTGTtgaattccaggattgtagctggatttggagcacACTGCAGTTGTC is drawn from Engystomops pustulosus chromosome 9, aEngPut4.maternal, whole genome shotgun sequence and contains these coding sequences:
- the TOR2A gene encoding prosalusin isoform X2, whose protein sequence is MEDLKLWIQGNLTACSRSMFVFEEMDKMHPGLIDVITPFLGSSWVVFGSNYKKAIFVFVSNSGGDAINNVALNFWRDHKDREEIQLSDVVPAITKAVIADQEHGFWKSEIMKQNLIDVIVPFLPLRPNHVRHCVRSELEQMGLASEEDVVHSVTDSLVYFPEDERVFSSTGCKTVAFRINYYL